The window CGACAGCATGCGGACCATCACCGTGGGAGCAGCACAGCTCGGCCCCATCGCGCGCCGTGAGTCTCGCAGCGACGTCGTCAAACGCCTGCTCGCGCTCCTGCACGACGCCAAGGCCCGGGGCTGCGACCTCGTGGTCTTCCCCGAGCTGGCGCTGACGACGTTCTTTCCCCGCTGGTACATGGAAGACCAGGAGGAGGTGGACCGGTTCTTCGAGCGGGACATGCCCGGGCCGGAAACGCGGCCGCTCTTCGACGAGGCCCGGCGCCTGGGCCTGGGCTTCTGTCTCGGCTACGCCGAGCTCACCCGCGACAACGGCGCGGTGCACCGTTACAACACCTCGATCCTCGTGGACGAGGCCGGGCAGATCGTCGGCAAGTATCGCAAGATCCACCTGCCCGGCCACGCCGCCCACGAGCCCTGGCGCCCCTTCCAGCACCTGGAGAAGCGCTACTTCGAGGTCGGCAACCTGGGGTTCGGCGTGTGGCGGGCCTTCGGCGGCCTTCTCGGCATGTGCATCTGCAACGATCGCCGCTGGCCGGAGACGTACCGCGTGATGGGCTTGCAGGGCGTGGAGATGGTCTTGCTCGGCTACAACACGCCCGTGCACCATCCGCCGGCGCCCGAGCAGGACGCGCTGTCGAACTTCCACAACAGCCTGGTCATGCAGGCCGGGGCCTACCAGAACGGCACCTGGGTGGTGGGCGTGGCCAAGTGCGGCCGCGAGGAAGGCTGCGACATGATCGGCCAGAGCCAGATCGTCGCGCCGTCCGGGGAGACGGTGGCCATGGCCACCACGCTGCACGACGAGCTCGTGGTGGCCCGCTGCGACCTCGAGCGTTGCGCCGCCTACAAGACGACCGTGTTCGACTTTGCCCGCCACCGCCGGCCCGAGCACTACCGGATGATCGTGGAGCGGACAGGAGCGACGCCGCCGGCCTAGTCGATCCGTTCTCGTGGGATAATGACGCGCGAGGGAGTCCCCCACATGTCGACTGATCCCAGTGCCGCGCAGCTCAAGATGGATCCGGCGAATCTGTATCG is drawn from Candidatus Methylomirabilota bacterium and contains these coding sequences:
- a CDS encoding N-carbamoyl-D-amino-acid hydrolase, with product MRTITVGAAQLGPIARRESRSDVVKRLLALLHDAKARGCDLVVFPELALTTFFPRWYMEDQEEVDRFFERDMPGPETRPLFDEARRLGLGFCLGYAELTRDNGAVHRYNTSILVDEAGQIVGKYRKIHLPGHAAHEPWRPFQHLEKRYFEVGNLGFGVWRAFGGLLGMCICNDRRWPETYRVMGLQGVEMVLLGYNTPVHHPPAPEQDALSNFHNSLVMQAGAYQNGTWVVGVAKCGREEGCDMIGQSQIVAPSGETVAMATTLHDELVVARCDLERCAAYKTTVFDFARHRRPEHYRMIVERTGATPPA